The following coding sequences are from one Gossypium hirsutum isolate 1008001.06 chromosome A12, Gossypium_hirsutum_v2.1, whole genome shotgun sequence window:
- the LOC107929591 gene encoding F-box protein FBW2 translates to MEMEMAEGEFPGSYRERKSKRNGKKMMYNSNGEWGKWEDLNPEILALILVRIPAEERVATASLVCKSWMSCVLGPFCWSDIDIQDWCRRRHLAVEYVDSAVRKLVRRSKGTFRRLSAFRLGDSGFAFAANCGRCLKVLEIPMSEVNDKIVAKFAESLVNLSVMDISYCLKITHVGIEVFGKNCKSLTQLKRNMPPQELERLSSTSKVNELEAMVIADTMPLLQHLQLGFGCFGDTGLGAILAKCKALTHLDIQGCWNVKLEGELEDRCLQLPAFKSPWVYDLFTDNDEQDDENEDDEYSSSDSEQKILFLL, encoded by the exons ATGGAAATGGAAATGGCAGAGGGTGAGTTTCCTGGCAGTTATAGGGAAAGAAAGAGTaagagaaatggaaaaaagaTGATGTACAATAGTAATGGAGAATGGGGGAAGTGGGAGGACCTGAACCCTGAAATATTGGCTCTAATACTGGTCAGGATCCCAGCTGAGGAGAGGGTGGCAACAGCCTCTTTGGTTTGCAAGTCCTGGATGTCATGTGTGTTGGGTCCATTCTGCTGGTCCGACATTGACATTCAAGACTGGTGCCGCCGCCGCCATCTGGCTGTCGAATACGTTGATTCTGCTGTCAGAAAGCTCGTCCGTCGCAGTAAGGGCACCTTCCGCCGCCTCTCTGCCTTCCGCCTTGGTGATTCTGGCTTCGCTTTCGCTGCAAACTG TGGAAGGTGTCTTAAAGTGTTGGAGATTCCCATGAGTGAAGTAAATGACAAAATAGTGGCAAAGTTTGCAGAATCACTTGTAAACCTGTCTGTAATGGATATCAGCTATTGTTTGAAGATAACTCACGTAGGCATCGAAGTCTTTGGGAAGAACTGTAAATCATTGACTCAGTTAAAGAGAAATATGCCCCCACAAGAATTGGAAAGGTTATCAAGCACATCAAAGGTCAATGAGCTTGAAGCAATGGTCATAGCTGATACAATGCCATTGCTCCAGCATCTTCAACTCGGGTTTGGCTGCTTTGGTGACACTGGTCTTGGTGCAATCCTTGCTAAGTGCAAGGCCCTTACGCACCTTGACATCCAAGGATGCTGGAATGTTAAACTGGAAGGTGAGTTGGAGGACAGGTGCCTGCAACTGCCGGCTTTTAAGAGCCCCTGGGTTTATGACTTGTTCACTGATAATGATGAACAAGATGATGAGAACGAGGATGATGAATATTCTTCCTCGGATTCTGAACAGAAGATCTTGTTTCTTTTGTGA
- the LOC107929592 gene encoding nascent polypeptide-associated complex subunit alpha-like protein 2, translated as MSPAAVVEAANPETEQVPSTEESKIELQSEEAVVEDVKEDEKEHDDDEEDDDDDDDDDDKEDGAQGANGSSKQSRSEKKSRKAMLKLGMKPVTGVSRVTIKRTKNVLFFISKPDVFKSPNSETYVIFGEAKIEDLSSQLQTQAAQQFRMPDIGSLAAKPDTSTAAAAPADEEEEEVDETGVEPRDIDLVMTQAGVSRAKAVKALKSNNGDIVSAIMELTT; from the exons ATGTCGCCAGCTGCTGTGGTTGAAGCCGCCAATCCTGAGACTGAGCAGGTTCCTTCTACTGAGGAATCCAAGATAGAGCTTCAG AGCGAGGAGGCTGTGGTTGAAGATGTTAAAGAAGATGAGAAAGAACATGACGATGACGAGGAGGatgacgacgacgacgacgacgacgatgATAAGGAAGATGGTGCACAAG GTGCTAATGGAAGTTCAAAGCAAAGCAGAAGTGAGAAGAAGAGTAGGAAGGCCATGTTAAAGTTAGGCATGAAGCCTGTTACTGGTGTAAGCAGGGTCACCATTAAGAGAACAAAAAAT GTGCTATTTTTCATCTCGAAACCTGATGTCTTTAAGAGCCCGAATTCAGAGACCTATGTCATTTTCGGTGAGGCTAAGATAGAGGATTTGAGCTCTCAGCTCCAGACACAAGCTGCCCAGCAGTTCAGGATGCCAGACATTGGTTCTTTGGCAGCTAAGCCAGACACTTCTACTGCAGCTGCTGCACCGGCTGATGAGGAAGAGGAAGAAGTTGATGAGACTGGTGTAGAGCCTAGGGACATTGACTTGGTCATGACACAGGCTGGGGTTTCGAGGGCCAAGGCTGTCAAGGCTCTCAAGAGTAACAATGGTGACATTGTGAGTGCTATTATGGAGCTTACCACTTAG
- the LOC107929536 gene encoding F-box protein FBW2, with protein sequence MGKWVDLDPDIPSLILLRIPTHQRVSTASLVCKSWLSCVLDPFFWSDIDLLDWYRRHPYLKIKYVDSTVRKLIRCSKGTFRRLFSVRIGDAGFAFTANCQQRT encoded by the exons ATGGGGAAGTGGGTGGACCTTGACCCTGATATACCGTCTCTAATACTCCTCAGAATCCCAACTCACCAGAGGGTGTCAACCGCCTCTTTGGTCTGCAAGTCCTGGTTGTCATGTGTGTTGGATCCGTTCTTCTGGTCCGACATTGACCTTCTAGATTGGTACCGTCGCCACCCCTATCTGAAAATCAAATACGTTGATTCTACCGTCAGGAAGCTCATCCGTTGCAGCAAGGGCACCTTCCGCCGCCTATTTTCCGTCCGCATTGGTGACGCCGGCTTCGCTTTCACTGCTAACTG ccaacaaagaacctga